One window of Nocardia sp. NBC_00508 genomic DNA carries:
- the rplC gene encoding 50S ribosomal protein L3 produces the protein MTDNKNRPAAGILGTKLGMTQVFDDKNRVVPVTVIKAGPNVVTQIRTVERDGYNAVQVAFGAIDPRKVNKPVSGQFAKAGVTPRRHVVEIRVADASTFEVGQEISADVFEEGSYVDVTGTSKGKGFAGTMKRHGFRGQGASHGAQAVHRRPGSIGGCATPGRVFKGMRMSGRMGNDRVTTQNLSVHKVDAENGLLLIKGAIPGRKGGVVIVKSAVKGGAHA, from the coding sequence ATGACTGACAACAAGAACAGGCCGGCCGCAGGCATTCTGGGCACCAAGCTCGGCATGACCCAGGTCTTCGACGACAAGAACCGCGTCGTTCCCGTGACCGTCATCAAGGCCGGGCCGAACGTCGTCACCCAGATCCGCACCGTGGAGCGCGACGGCTACAACGCCGTCCAGGTCGCTTTCGGCGCCATCGACCCGCGCAAGGTGAACAAGCCGGTCTCCGGCCAGTTCGCCAAGGCCGGTGTCACTCCCCGCCGCCACGTCGTCGAGATCCGGGTCGCTGACGCCTCCACCTTCGAGGTCGGCCAGGAGATCAGCGCCGACGTGTTCGAAGAGGGCAGCTACGTCGACGTCACCGGCACCAGCAAGGGCAAGGGCTTCGCCGGCACCATGAAGCGCCACGGCTTCCGTGGTCAGGGCGCCTCGCACGGTGCGCAGGCCGTGCACCGTCGCCCGGGTTCGATCGGTGGCTGCGCCACCCCCGGCCGCGTGTTCAAGGGCATGCGCATGTCGGGCCGGATGGGTAACGACCGGGTCACCACGCAGAACCTGTCGGTGCACAAGGTGGACGCCGAGAACGGCTTGCTGCTGATCAAGGGAGCGATCCCGGGTCGCAAGGGCGGCGTCGTGATCGTCAAGAGCGCCGTGAAGGGTGGTGCGCACGCATGA
- the rpsJ gene encoding 30S ribosomal protein S10 has product MAGQKIRIRLKAYDHEAIDASARKIVETVTRTGARVVGPVPLPTEKNVYCVIRSPHKYKDSREHFEMRTHKRLIDILDPTPKTVDALMRIDLPASVDVNIQ; this is encoded by the coding sequence GTGGCGGGACAAAAGATCCGCATCAGGCTCAAGGCCTATGACCACGAGGCGATCGACGCATCGGCGCGCAAGATCGTGGAGACGGTGACCCGCACCGGGGCACGCGTCGTCGGCCCGGTGCCGTTGCCCACCGAGAAGAACGTGTACTGCGTCATCCGTTCGCCGCACAAGTACAAGGACTCGCGCGAGCACTTCGAGATGCGCACGCACAAGCGCCTTATCGACATCCTCGACCCGACGCCGAAGACGGTGGACGCGCTCATGCGCATCGACCTGCCGGCCAGCGTCGACGTCAACATTCAGTGA